A genomic stretch from Setaria viridis chromosome 1, Setaria_viridis_v4.0, whole genome shotgun sequence includes:
- the LOC117836139 gene encoding probable amino acid permease 7, whose amino-acid sequence MGTVGGDGGGGDRQAQPLLGKLSESDEHLVKRTGTVWTAMAHIITAVIGSGVLSLAWSVAQLGWAGGPAAMVFFAGVTAVQSSLIADCYISHDPERGVVRNRTYVDAVRLYLGERSHLFCGFFLNFSLFGTGVVYTLTSATSMRAIQRANCYHRYGHDAPCSVGGDGYYMLLFGLAQVVLSQIPGFREMTGLSVFAAVMSFFYSFVGVGLGVAKVISNGVIMGGIGGIPMVSTTQKVWRVSQAVGDILFAYPFSLVLLEIEDTLRSPPPESETMKTATRASIVITAFFYLCCGCLGYAAFGDGTPGNLLTGFGFYEPYWLIGLANLCIVLHLLGGYQVYTQPVFGFADRHFGGAAAEVPVPVPLLGTRRVSVFRLCFRTAYVAATTALAVWFPYFNQVIGLLGAFTFWPLGIYFPVEMYLARNKVAPWSKQWLAIHAFSSVCLLICVFASFGSAVGVFGSETS is encoded by the exons ATGGGGACAgtaggcggcgatggcggcggaggcgaccgGCAGGCGCAGCCGCTGCTCGGCAAGCTCTCGGAGTCCGACGAGCACCTGGTCAAGAGAACCG GCACGGTATGGACGGCGATGGCGCACATCATCACGGCGGTGATCGGGTCCGGCGTGCTGTCGCTGGCGTGGAGCGTGGCGCAGCTGGGGTGggcgggcgggccggcggccatggtgtTCTTCGCGGGCGTCACCGCCGTGCAGTCCTCCCTCATCGCCGACTGCTACATTTCCCACGACCCGGAGCGCGGCGTCGTCAGGAACCGCACCTACGTCGACGCCGTGCGCCTCTACCTAG GTGAGAGGAGCCATCTGTTCTGCGGCTTCTTCCTCAACTTCAGCTTGTTTGGCACCGGGGTGGTGTACACTCTCACCTCCGCCACTAGCATGAG GGCGATTCAGAGGGCCAACTGCTACCACAGGTACGGCCACGACGCGCCGTGCTCCGTGGGAGGCGACGGCTACTACATGCTCCTCTTCGGCCTCGCGCAGGTGGTCCTGTCCCAGATACCCGGCTTCCGCGAGATGACGGGGCTCTCCGTCTTCGCCGCCGTCATGTCCTTCTTCTACTccttcgtcggcgtcggcctcgGCGTCGCCAAAGTCATCT CGAACGGGGTGATCATGGGCGGCATCGGAGGCATCCCCATGGTGTCCACGACGCAGAAGGTGTGGCGGGTCTCGCAGGCCGTCGGCGACATCCTGTTCGCCTACCCCTTCTCCTTGGTGCTGCTGGAGATAGAGGACACGctgcggtcgccgccgccggagagcgAGACGATGaagacggcgacgagggcgagCATCGTGATCACCGCCTTCTTCTACCTCTGCTGCGGGTGCCTCGGCTACGCGGCGTTCGGCGACGGCACCCCGGGCAACCTCCTCACGGGCTTCGGCTTCTACGAGCCCTACTGGCTCATCGGCCTCGCCAACCTCTGCatcgtcctccacctcctcggcgGCTACCAGGTGTACACGCAGCCGGTGTTCGGGTTCGCCGACCGCCActtcggcggcgcggcggcggaggtgccggtgccggtgccgctCCTGGGCACCCGCCGCGTGAGCGTGTTCCGGCTGTGCTTCCGGACGGCGTACGTGGCGGCGACCACCGCGCTGGCCGTGTGGTTCCCCTACTTCAACCAGGTGATCGGGCTGCTCGGCGCCTTCACCTTCTGGCCGCTCGGCATCTACTTCCCCGTGGAGATGTACCTCGCGAGGAACAAGGTGGCGCCGTGGAGCAAGCAGTGGCTCGCCATCCACGCCTTCAGCTCCGTCTGCCTCCTCATCTGCGTGTTCGCCTCCTTCGGCTCCGCCGTGGGGGTGTTTGGGTCGGAGACGAGCTGA